A DNA window from Caretta caretta isolate rCarCar2 chromosome 7, rCarCar1.hap1, whole genome shotgun sequence contains the following coding sequences:
- the LOC125639565 gene encoding uncharacterized protein LOC125639565: MPPSSGQSPVWSSGKVLDLISVWGEEAVQSQLRSSHRNYDTFGQISRDMMERNHDCDALQCSIKVKEMQNAYYKAHEANNCSGAALATYCFYKELDAILGSDPTSTPSTTMDTSEPSATGQEEEQQSGSEGTEEEEDTPVSLEACIQELFSSQEEGSQSRWSVLGEGQTSEEVPDATLRSQLSVLSLAERLQRIRKRPRRSKEDMLHKVMQHSLNENQKVQEWLESVRRVRQQNVDRRHKAQSC; encoded by the exons atgcctccaagCTCCGGGCAGTCCCCAGTATGGAGcagtggcaaggtgctggacctcatcagtgtttggggggaggaagctgtccagtcccagctacgctccagccataggaattacgataccttcgggcagatctcaagggacatgatggaaaggaaCCATGACTGTGATGCTCTGCAGTGCAGCATTAAAGTGAAGGAGATGCAGAATGCCTACTACAAAGCCCACGAGGCAAACAACTGCTCCGGTGCTGCCCTTGCGACCTactgtttctacaaagagctggacgcgatacttgggagCGACCctacctccactccgagtaccaccatggacacctcaGAGCCGAGTGCaacagggcaggaggaggagcagcaaagtgggagcgagggtactgaggaggaggaagataccCCAGTATCCCTAGAAGCATGCatccaggagctgttctcaagccaggaggaaggtagccagtcgcggtggtcggtgcttggggaagggcaAACATcagaggaggttcctg atgcaaccttgagatctcagctgtcCGTGTTATCACTGgccgagaggctgcaaagaatcaggaagaggccacgtagaagcaaagaggacatgctgcataaagtcatgcagcactcccttaatgaaaatcaaaaagttcaGGAGTGGTTGGAGAGTGtaaggagggtccgccagcagaacGTGGATCGCCGGCACAAAGCACAGAGctgctga